The Oreochromis niloticus isolate F11D_XX linkage group LG4, O_niloticus_UMD_NMBU, whole genome shotgun sequence DNA segment TCTTTGTATCTGTTTGCACTTCACGTATAGAATCTAATGTATTTTTGTGGTTCACCAGATAAAAGTCATAGTTTGTATTTTATAGTTCAGTGCATCCACTACATTGTTGTTTAAGGTCTAAATTCGCTGTCATTCCAGCCGTGAGATAAAAGTGATTAATTTTGTTGTCATAATGCTTTAATAGTTATAATAATTctatgaatatttaatatacatttaaatgaagattaaattaaattaaaactgaatCATGAAacatattacaaataaaaacctacatttatttttactttcttcTGGTCCATTTAAGTGGCTGTTTTATTATCTtgagcattttaaaaatgtatttgtttttaacttttgcaGTTTTGTGGTTTCTGTCCACCGTACATTTGTGTGAGCGCTTGatcaccaaaaaaacaaacaacaatagaaaaagaaaaatacctaAAAGTAACAAAGGATACATGAACACcgaccactttattaggtacacaagTTTTACACAACcccttatttattttgttcttagTACTTGGgtacttttctgtttttgtatttctcCTTACTGATTGCACAGATGTAACCATGTCCAGTGTATGCTATTTTGTGTTTAGATTGTTAtgaaaattgaaaataaataaaagaaaaaaatgggcaACAGAAGGTTGGAAAAATGTCTAGTCTGATGACTTTTTCCGCTTTGACATTTGGATAGTAGGGTCAGAATTGGCATAAACAACAGGAAAACATTGATTCATCCTGGTATCATCATGCTGCTGCTTGTGGTGCAAACGTTGGGATCCTTATTACcagctgagcatcatttaaatgccacatGCAACCTGAATGTCCAGCACGTACTGTATCAAAAAGGCCTCCAGGGCTCATaagggatgtggtggaacaggagatgcAGATCatagatgtgcagctgacaaatctgcagcatcgGACATGACGCTATCTTGTCAACGTGGACCGAAATCTCAGAGCAATTTTTCCAGctccttgttgaatctgtgccatgaagaattgaGGCAGTTCTGAATGCAAAAGTGGTCAAACATGGTACTATCTAACAAGTGAATATATATTTCTAAACACAAGTTAATGGGTTTTTTAACATAACATCCAAAGTAGGTACCTGCAGAAATGTTGTGAAGTGAAAGAAAGACAGCTGGGAAAAGTACCAACtacagaagaaagagaagaagagttGTGGTGGCACAAAAGCCTTCCAATTTTAGATGGTCAATTTTCCCAGAGTGCAGAGGCATGACAATCAGTGTTAAGGTTACACGTGCTGACAGACAACTGGCTTTATAATCTCTCATCTTTACAGAATGCAGAATGATGTCAAGATGGCAGCAGAGTTCAGAAGAAAGTAAGTGCACGAAAAATGGGAATACATCCCGAATCATAATTACAGACAATTATAGTTCTTTTCATCCAAATAACCATATTGTAAGAcagttttttccctttttacaGTTATGCTCATGTGTTTGATGGGCTCTTACGTGTCTGTAAGGAAGGTAAAGTCCATAAAAGCTTCCATagagctttatttttatttcctttgtaTGTTCTGTCACAAGTTTAAAATCCACAATCCTTAAACTCAAGAGAACAAATACTGACTAAAGATTTCTTTCCTTCTGAAATGTGCTTTTTAGAGGGGCTGAGGAAACTGTTCTCAGGTGCTTCAATGGCTTCTTCTAGAGGTGCATTGGTGTCTGTTGGACAGGTAAAGTCATAAACTGCCCTACAAGACAGCAGTAACTGCAAATGTAGTAAAACTGTGAATTTTTGAGCAGTAACAGCAAACTGTAAGACAGAACCATAATAGCCTTAATGTTATAATTTTCATGCCCGACAATAATTGCCATAAATAAATCTGTAATGGCGAAATATGCAGATAGTCAGCTGATTAAACTGTGTTTATTCAGTTTTTCTAAACGGGAAATAGGGAATAGGGAAATATATTTTAGAGGCTACACATAAAGTTCAGTTCAAAAAATCTATACATTTAAATGTtggtattttttaaattttaaaatcgGTCAGTATAATCCTAAAAATTATAGTGCATGTAATTATCATGCAAAATGCCAAAATTCTGAATACTGCTCAGTCCAATAAGTGCTGTCAAAGAAATTCCTTTTTCTctggcaaagagaaactaccagtTGGAGACAATCATGATCACTAACGAGATGTTAACAGGCCTTGGTGTTGTTAAGTTAGTTAAAACATTGTAGGGCCTTGAGCATCACTTATTAAGATTTAAGCGAGTGTGTGTAGATGTTTGAGCCTGTGTGTATACTTTGGACCCTGCATGGATTGGAGAAAAtcctaaataaattaaaacttgtgcatccaattcttgttttttaacgTCTTTAAAGATCTATACACAATCATTCCCCCCGGAGAAAGAAAacttcaaagaaatcattaaaagccctaaattaccatgacatttatGCCCATGATGAGTAGCCATGAACGtttgaccacaactgtatatCCACTGTGTAGTTTGCTCTTGTTCTGTGGCAGGAAGGACACAGATCAGCCTGCAGCATTTAAACCAAAACTACATTTTGGGTTTTAGGTCTATTTGactgatattttttaaaaagcattttcttGGAAATTATatgcttctttaaaaaataaagaaacaaaacagaaagccatatatgactttttgttttgtcgCTGATGAGTAACATTTTCAGTTGCCTGCTGCATCACAGACAAGCGAGCCAACTAACGCAGCACATGTGTGTTTTGCTCCTGCAGCTCGCCTGCTACGACCAGTCCAAAGAGTTGGTTCTGGCTACTGGTTACCTGACTGACAACATTCTCACTCACTTCCTGGCGAGTGTGTTTGCAGTAAGTGACTCATGTCTGTCACAGCATAGCAAGAAAAACATCTCATGATTTTCTGAAATAAGCcctctgttcttcttttttgcGCAGGGTGGCTCTGCTACAATCCTCTGTCAACCGCTGGATGTTGTTAAAACAAGATTAATGAATTCAGAAGTTCAGTATGGGGTGAGTGTCTTAAAATGACTTTTCCTGTTATCTGGTTTTGCAGGAGAGTTTGGCTTATTTAGGTCTCTGACTTCCCCCGCCCTCATCACTCTGATGCTATGTATGTTTTATTCATTGGTTATGGGGAAAATGACACAGCTTGGCATGTCTCTTGTGTGTTTTGTCTCCTTGTTGCAGAGCGTGTCTCACTGCTTAACAGAAACAGCAAAGCTGGGGCCGAATGCGTTCTACAAGGTGGATGTCACATTCACGCAGATGCTTTACACAGCTCTTTCTAATTATGTGCTGTAGTAACCTACAGAGTATTAAGGCACTGAAATAGTGCTTTGATTTGTGTCCAGGGTCTTGTTCCTGCAGATTGCCTCATCCCTCACACAGTCTTAACCTTCATATTCCTCGAGCAGCTGAAGCAGCATTTTGGTGAGATGGTCGTTACCTGACGGTGCCATAAGGAGGTTATCCTACGGCCACGGCTATtccttcaggattttaatgGCCCTCCATGCTGCACAGGTTGATCTCGACAAACTGAGCTGGGGTTGAGTGGAACCCTCAAAAGTCTGAGACGGAAAGAAAATCTTCATGCTACGTTTTTCCATCCTTAACACATAATCAAAACAACTTGTGTAATAATAACATCCAAAGCTCCAGACAAAAACGTGGTGACGAAACGTGGTGTTTCTTAAAAACAGAGACGatttaaattatttacattCACCACTGTGGTACTTCACTTGTCATGAACTGTGCAACTATAAATATCACCTAAGGTTATATAAGgctaataaagtaataaatggATTTCCATTAAATTCAAAACTGTCTCTTGAATGAATATCCTGAACCTGACAAATTAATCTTCACGCTACAAAACCTCCACTGCCCTCTGGGGGACAGTGTTACACTGAAAAACAGCCTgccaatatatttatataaagtgTATTTGTAATTATGCAGATTGTCAACGGATTTGGTTCAAGACAAGACTGTTTATTTTCATATTATGGAAAGAATGTGAGGGCGGGACAGtagtgcagtggttagcactttCTCCACTGCctgtgcagagtttgcatgtttttcccTATTCCGCCGCTGATTTCCTGCCACAGTGAAAAAACAGGCATgctaggttaattggtgattctacaTTGTGAGCGCCTGTGATGGACTGGACCCTGCCTCTTGTGCTATGTCAGCTGATGGAAGAGGCCCCTTGGATCCATAGTGGGATTTGTTGGAGAAAATGATTAGAAAGGAAATTTGTGGCAGAAACGttactttttctcattttcattaGTCAGGATTGAGAATATAGTGAGAAAATAAATGATGGGCTttatggaaaagaaaacaaggcTGATTCAATTATGAAAACAAGCTTGTGAGACACTCCCTCGTCAGTAATTTGTCTCTTTATTTACTTCTCTCACCGCATGAGCGCAGTTATTGCTGGACACATCAGACATCCTGTCAGGCCTCTTTTAAAAAGGAATACTTAACCTGGCTGCTTCAGCTGGTACTAGACTCTTAGACAGTTAGATGCACTTGAATTCATTAAGACCGTGCTTTCATTAGACACTCAGCAGCTTTTTAAACCAGGAGGCCGACGGATTCGTGTGAAGACACAATTTCTGCTTAAAAAAAGACCGAGAGAAAAAA contains these protein-coding regions:
- the slc25a10a gene encoding mitochondrial dicarboxylate carrier translates to MQENRVSRWYFGGVSSSAAACVTHPLDLIKVHLQTQQEVRMRMIGMTLNVVRREGFLALYSGLTASLCRQMTYSLSRFAIYETVRDKMKRKNKGPMPFHQKVLLGAFGGFTGGFIGTPTDLVNVRMQNDVKMAAEFRRNYAHVFDGLLRVCKEEGLRKLFSGASMASSRGALVSVGQLACYDQSKELVLATGYLTDNILTHFLASVFAGGSATILCQPLDVVKTRLMNSEVQYGSVSHCLTETAKLGPNAFYKGLVPADCLIPHTVLTFIFLEQLKQHFGEMVVT